The Rissa tridactyla isolate bRisTri1 chromosome 6, bRisTri1.patW.cur.20221130, whole genome shotgun sequence genome includes a region encoding these proteins:
- the CLDN16 gene encoding claudin-16 has translation MRFFLQYAGCFFAFFSTGFLIASTWTDCWMVNADDSLEVSTKCRGLWWECVTNVFDGIQTCDEYDSIFAEHPVKLVLTRAMMITADILAGFGFLFLVLGLDCVKFLPDEPLIKLRICLVSGVMLLIAGLPGITGSVWYAVDVYVERSSLVFHNVFLGIQYKFGWSCWLGMAGSLGCFLSGSLLTCCMYLFRETSSGRLHSAYSLRKGYSSAGTIVTNVHLPSSQTATAKMYAVDTRV, from the exons ATGAGGTTTTTCCTCCAGTATGCGggctgtttttttgcttttttctctacTGGGTTTTTGATAGCATCTACCTGGACGGACTGCTGGATGGTGAACGCTGATGATTCCCTGGAG GTAAGTACAAAATGCCGTGGCCTGTGGTGGGAATGTGTCACAAACGTTTTTGACGGGATCCAAACTTGTGATGAGTACGACTCCATCTTCGCCGAGCACCCCG TGAAGCTGGTGCTGACCCGAGCCATGATGATCACAGCAGATATCCTGGCAGGATTTGGATTTCTCTTCCTCGTCCTGGGACTGGACTGCGTGAAATTCCTTCCCGACGAGCCGCTCATCAAGCTGCGCATCTGCCTGGTGTCTGGAGTTATGTTGCTCATTGCAG GTCTCCCAGGCATTACCGGCTCGGTGTGGTACGCCGTTGATGTCTACGTGGAGCGCTCCTCTCTGGTCTTCCACAACGTGTTTCTGGGCATCCAGTACAAGTTTGGCTGGTCGTGCTGGCTCGGCATGGCGGGGTCGCTCGGCTGTTTCTTATCGGGGTCCCTGCTCACCTGCTGCATGTATCTGTTCAGAG AGACCAGCTCTGGAAGACTCCACTCTGCTTACTCCTTGAGGAAAGGCTATTCCTCAGCTGGGACAATCGTAACAAATGTGCATTTGCCATCCTCTCAAACAGCTACTGCCAAAATGTATGCAGTGGACACCAGAGTGTGA